The following DNA comes from Acidobacteriota bacterium.
CGACCAGGGGGTGCCGGACGCCCAGCTCGGCGGTGGCCCGTCGCCCGGGGCGCCAGTCGGCGACATCATCCGCGTTTTCGCCGTCGGCCACGACGGCCAGACCGAGATCCCGGGCCAGCAGTTGCAGACGTCCCATCAGTTCGAGCTTGCAGTGGTAGCAGCGGTCGGCCGGGTTGGTGCGGAACGCGTCCAACTCGAGCGGGTCAAAGACCAGCGTTTCATGGCGGATGACGATGCGGCGGGCGGTCTCGACTGCGGCGGCCGACTCACCGGGCGGATTCAGGGGGCTCAGCACAGTGGCCGCCACGGCCCGCGCACCCAGCACCCGGCGGGCCGCCCAGGCCAGGTAGGTGCTGTCCACGCCGCCGCTGAAAGCAACGAGCGCGGATCCCATCGACGCCAGGATCGCGTCCAGCTGCGTTTCCTGCTGCCTGAGGGTGCCATCGTCAAGCCCAGCGGGTTCGGTGTTCGAGTTCGCCATCTTTTTCTTTGGGCGGCTGTGCAAATTAGGATATCATCTTACCACGGAATTGGATGGAGCTCCCCGGAGCCGGTTTCAAACTGCCCCGACGGCGAAGGAGGTACAACCGCCATGAGCAGCAAACACGAACACATGGATAACGGCGAACTGTATCTGTCCCACGTGGCCATCAAGAAGCGCTTCGGCGTGTCCAAAAAGCAGCTCAACGAATGGGCCAAGGAAGGCAAAATCCGTGAAGTCACCCGCGAGGTGGCGCGGATGCCGCACACGCTGATGAACGACCCGCAGCTGGAGCTTCATTTCTTCCACGCCGGCGACGTCGAGAAGATACGGCAGACCAAGTGATCCGGCCGATAGCCGCGACCCGGACCAAGTGGCCGCGCCGTGCGCCGACTGCACCGCCGACTTGCCGCCCCGGGAATCCGTGATGACCACCCCTGAAAACATCTCCGCCATGCCCCCGCCGGAACGGCGGGTTTACTGCAACCGCACGCTGAACCTGCTCAGCATCCGGGCCGTGGGATACGACATGGATTACACCCTGGTGCACTACCAGGTCGAGGCATGGGAGCAGCGGGCGTTTCTGACGCTCAGGGACAAGCTGGCGGGTCTCGGCTGGCCGGTC
Coding sequences within:
- the larE gene encoding ATP-dependent sacrificial sulfur transferase LarE, whose amino-acid sequence is MANSNTEPAGLDDGTLRQQETQLDAILASMGSALVAFSGGVDSTYLAWAARRVLGARAVAATVLSPLNPPGESAAAVETARRIVIRHETLVFDPLELDAFRTNPADRCYHCKLELMGRLQLLARDLGLAVVADGENADDVADWRPGRRATAELGVRHPLVEAGLGKGAIRRLSRMAGLPTAERPALACLASRIPYGTPITADLLERIGHGETFLFAQGFSNCRLRHHGDTCRIEVPSDELPLLLEQARRTAVIACLRALGYTYITLDLEGYRTGSLNAGLAGRFPEESS